The Rhodamnia argentea isolate NSW1041297 chromosome 7, ASM2092103v1, whole genome shotgun sequence genome contains the following window.
ACACTGAGGAAAATTTTGATTGGTTAgatgaaatttttaaaagttattttaGGAACAAATCATTTAGGCTTACCTAGTAATGATGGAAATTCAACACTTGCCCACAATGCAAACTCCGCGACACCTATGGAAGGAATGAATGATTGAAAAGGAGTTGACTCAGAAGAAGTACGGAAAACAAAACTCACGATAAAAGAGAGTAGTAGCAAGCTACTTTGTACAAGTTGAATTTTGTCCAAAGGGAATACGAGAAGTGGGATGAGTGCATTtgcaaagaaatgaaaaataataagcTTCGATTCACATAGATGATAGACGACACAACAAACTCCTTTTGCTTTGTTAGCGGTCAATAAATATAGAGATACAGTGActtccattttttaaaaaattgattggcAAGCGTCTCTTGAATTATTAGTTAAGTGACTAATTAAGGAACTAACTAAGAAAATCCAAACTCCATTCCAACAAAAAACTAGTCATGTGGTGCTTAGCCCTCTTGTGGAAAGAAATTATAATCTATGCACATTAAACATTTCTTTAAATTTCCAGTTTTGAAGAGAAAGTAGTAAGTGAGAGAGTACAGAATCATGCAAAATTGCGGTAAAATCTCATTGCCAGCCAATGCTTACCGTAAAAGTAAACGGATCCGCAACCCGCACCACCCATGTAGATGCTATAGAAATCAAAGAAGCACAAGAAAGTTTTCTTCAGTGACGTTTCATAAAAGCTTAGATCGAATCCATCGGCCATGATGTCATGGATTAGCTTGTAGTTGTAGGAGCTGCTAGTAATCTGCTGTTCACCCCCAAAATAAGTCCAACCGCTAATGTTGCAAAACTCCTTAACATCTGATGCTTTTGGATCCACCAAAGCATACAAGTTCCAATTCAATGATGCATTGGAAGAATACGACCCTGCAGTACATGGACCGGTAGTGATGTAGGATGAAGAACTAACCTGCTTTGAGCAGTTCACAATGACCAATGTCCTACTATCGTAGATGTTGTATGGTCTGTTTGGAATGACACGAT
Protein-coding sequences here:
- the LOC125316028 gene encoding uncharacterized protein LOC125316028, translated to MINALSSMNIHQVLLLILVLLQAITCCVEGRRRCYASSCGDIHNISYPFRLKSDPNGCGDSKHELTCEDNHTVLRLEGGRYYVQSINYIDGLIRLVDDGLQKDNCSSLPSHSWALYNLEKYNLENRVIPNRPYNIYDSRTLVIVNCSKQVSSSSYITTGPCTAGSYSSNASLNWNLYALVDPKASDVKEFCNISGWTYFGGEQQITSSSYNYKLIHDIMADGFDLSFYETSLKKTFLCFFDFYSIYMGGAGCGSVYFYGKHWLAMRFYRNFA